In one Andrena cerasifolii isolate SP2316 chromosome 2, iyAndCera1_principal, whole genome shotgun sequence genomic region, the following are encoded:
- the LOC143366045 gene encoding scavenger receptor class B member 1: protein MEKKKKLARAFGKSLDEARRSRERWFYGLAALTSICVFVVFWFTNVFRDAILSNLELRNGTAAFQLWQRPPVGLTVKIYVFNYTNLGEFESGNASKLQVQEVGPYVYRETLSRVNVEMHENETVTYQEKRSFKWISGKVEDDRVVVPNVLLMSALAFSRNLPFAMQLLLTAILSSFSVKPFLELSPGEYLWGYEDKFFQMIKPFAELNHHLPYDKFGLLAFINGVSADRITMHTGVDSLRNLGLIDRVNGVEDRKIWGDEECDRVYGTDGSIFPPQWVQRPNATLYIYAKDVCRSMPFRYERRDFAYGIPTLRYKIPSNAFTSTPQQQSCFCSKESNYSTRRTCPPAGTFNVSACKLGAPLLLSFPHFYLGDESLFQRIDGLTPRREQHESYIDLHPRLGVTVATRVKLQLNLEVRKAVGVPFAGSLEDGTILPLIWIDSGIEQLPESVQQIFYRAHYLANAIEAGCQWCSLVGVFLSVGGLIVAFRKQKRIDAKRNSNRDHDRIGLSPIPNLIPRETSINATDITISTGSSAPVVRTS from the exons atggagaaaaagaagaaactggCTCGAGCGTTTGGAAAAAGTTTGGACGAGGCGAGGAGAAGCCGGGAGCGCTGGTTCTACGGGCTGGCCGCGTTGACCAGTATCTGTGTGTTCGTGGTATTTTGGTTTACGAACGTGTTCCGCGACGCGATTCTGTCGAATCTGGAGCTGCGAAACGGCACCGCGGCTTTTCAGCTGTGGCAACGGCCGCCGGTCGGCCTCACCGTCAAGATCTACGTTTTCAACTACACAAACCTCGGGGAGTTCGAGAGCGGGAACGCTAGCAAGCTGCAGGTGCAGGAGGTCGGCCCGTACGTCTATCGGGAGACTCTGAGCCGGGTGAACGTCGAGATGCACGAGAACGAGACGGTCACGTACCAGGAGAAAAGAAGCTTCAAATGGATCTCCGGCAAGGTGGAGGACGACAGGGTTGTCGTGCCCAACGTGCTCCTGATGTCGGCGCTCGCGTTCTCGCGGAACCTGCCGTTCGCGATGCAACTACTTCTAACTGCGATTCTATCGAGTTTCAGCGTAAAGCCGTTCCTCGAACTATCGCCCGGGGAGTACCTCTGGGGCTACGAGGACAAGTTCTTTCAAATGATCAAGCCGTTTGCCGAGCTAAATCATCATCTACCCTACGATAAATTTGGGCTTCTCGCATTC ATAAACGGCGTAAGCGCGGATCGTATCACAATGCACACGGGGGTTGACAGTCTTAGGAACCTTGGGCTGATCGACCGAGTTAACGGAGTGGAGGATCGGAAGATCTGGGGAGACGAGGAATGCGACAGAGTATACGGCACCGACGGCAGCATATTCCCGCCGCAGTGGGTCCAACGGCCCAACGCAACTCTGTACATCTACGCGAAAGATGTCTGCAGATCGATGCCCTTTCGTTACGAACGTCGTGACTTTGCTTACGGCATTCCCACCTTAAG GTACAAAATACCGAGCAACGCTTTTACGTCCACCCCCCAGCAACAGTCGTGTTTCTGCTCCAAGGAATCCAACTACTCCACTCGCAGAACATGTCCTCCGGCTGGAACGTTCAATGTCTCCGCCTGCAAACTCGGTGCACCGTtgctcctctctttccctcactTTTACTTGGGCGACGAGTCGCTGTTCCAAAGGATCGACGGGCTGACTCCTCGACGGGAACAGCACGAGAGCTACATCGATCTACATCCG AGATTGGGCGTAACCGTCGCCACCCGCGTCAAGCTTCAATTGAATTTGGAGGTGCGAAAGGCGGTCGGCGTGCCTTTCGCCGGCAGCTTGGAGGACGGCACGATCCTGCCTTTGATCTGGATAGACTCTGGAATAGAGCAACTACCGGAATCGGTGCAGCAAATCTTTTACCGTGCCCACTACCTCGCGAACGCTATCGAAGCTGGCTGCCAGTGGTGCAGCCTGGTCGGCGTGTTCCTGTCTGTCGGAGGCCTGATTGTCGCGTTCAGGAAACAGAAGAGGATCGATGCGAAACGCAACTCGAATCGAGACCACGACCGGATCGGGTTGTCGCCCATCCCGAACTTGATCCCCCGCGAGACTTCTATCAACGCCACCGATATCACGATCTCGACCGGTTCCTCGGCCCCGGTCGTGCGGACGTCTTAA
- the LOC143366044 gene encoding sodium-coupled monocarboxylate transporter 2 — translation MDESKNSAQTSFNVIDCIVLAVMLGISAVVGVYQAYKARKNTDAVREYLVGGQNMPIIPISMSLIASYISGIAILGLPAEMYVYGTQLWSVVIADSFVSLTMAVVYLPVFYGLGITSSYEYLKLRFNNAVRLMGIVIFLIKMLLYIPLVIYVPALAFNQVTGINLHAIALLVCAVCIFYTTLGGLKAVVWTDAIQTIVMFGGVLVVAILGTDRVGGFDQVWKRNQETGRIVFFDMDPDPTARHTFWTVVVGNYLNWLATCSVNQAMVQRCLAMANLKRANITIAIMAVGIITIVSLSCYTGIVIFAAFHDCDPLTTKQITKPDQLLPFFVMEMADSIPGLPGLFVAGVFSAALSTMSTGLNSMAGVIYEDMIKPWIRPPVSQVAASRTMKAIVVVAGIICVALVFLVEKLSGLIQAGKSLSGITAGPLLGIFTLGMFFPIANSTGALVGGLVSLNLVAWISFGTQAAISSGNINFPVKPVSVDGCPESLKMRATNLTVIVETAIREQPFFLYRMSYLWYTWVGFLTAILIGLVVSWITGANKRKPGDENLYTPVIRGLLRTKVNAEQQESAELEKLPTDL, via the exons ATGGACGAGAGCAAGAATTCCGCGCAAACCTCGTTCAATGTGATCGACTGCATAGTACTGGCAGTGATGCTGGGAATTTCGGCTGTCGTCGGTGTCTACCAAGCGTACAAAGCGAGGAAAAACACGGACGCGGTTCGGGAGTACTTAGTGGGCGGACAAAATATGCCGATCATTCCTATAAGCATGTCTCTGATTGCCAG CTACATATCCGGGATTGCGATCCTCGGGTTGCCCGCCGAAATGTACGTGTACGGGACGCAATTATGGTCCGTGGTGATCGCCGACTCGTTCGTCTCCTTGACGATGGCTGTTGTCTATTTGCCCGTGTTTTACGGCCTGGGGATCACTTCTTCTTACGAG TACCTAAAGCTGAGATTCAACAACGCCGTTCGACTGATGGGTATCGTGATATTCTTGATAAAGATG CTGCTCTACATTCCTCTCGTCATATACGTTCCCGCGTTAGCGTTCAATCAAGTCACCGGAATAAACCTGCACGCGATCGCCCTGCTCGTCTGCGCTGTCTGCATATTTTACACAACGCTG GGCGGCCTGAAAGCGGTGGTTTGGACCGACGCCATCCAGACGATCGTCATGTTCGGAGGGGTACTGGTCGTCGCGATTCTCGGGACCGATCGGGTGGGTGGATTCGATCAAGTGTGGAAAAGGAACCAAGAAACTGGCAGAATCGTGTTTTTCGA TATGGATCCAGATCCAACGGCGCGGCACACCTTTTGGACCGTAGTCGTCGGCAATTATTTGAACTGGCTGGCGACGTGCTCGGTGAATCAAGCGATGGTGCAACGATGCCTGGCGATGGCTAATTTAAAGAGGGCCAACAT AACGATCGCGATAATGGCCGTCGGCATAATAACCATCGTTTCTTTGAGCTGTTACACCGGTATCGTTATCTTCGCAGCCTTTCACGACTGCGATCCCCTCACGACCAAG CAAATAACGAAACCGGACCAGCTGCTGCCGTTCTTCGTGATGGAGATGGCCGACTCGATCCCAGGATTGCCGGGACTATTTGTCGCCGGGGTGTTTAGCGCCGCGCTGAG TACCATGTCCACCGGCCTCAACTCTATGGCTGGAGTGATCTACGAGGACATGATCAAGCCCTGGATACGCCCTCCCGTTTCGCAAGTAGCAGCCAGTCGAACGATGAAAGCCATAGTCGTGGTCGCCGGCATTATTTGCGTGGCTCTGGTTTTCCTAGTGGAGAAACTCAGCGGATTGATCCAG GCTGGCAAAAGTTTGTCAGGAATAACGGCGGGACCGCTCCTCGGGATATTCACGCTCGGCATGTTCTTTCCGATCGCAAACTCCACG GGTGCTCTGGTCGGCGGTCTAGTCAGCTTGAATCTTGTCGCCTGGATCTCATTCGGCACTCAGGCGGCCATTTCTAGCGGAAACATCAATTTCCCCGTAAAGCCAGTATCCGTCGATGGATGCCCGGAATCGCTCAAGATGCGCGCCACCAATCTCACAGTTATCGTCGAAACGGCGATAAG GGAGCAACCCTTCTTCCTCTACAGAATGTCGTATCTCTGGTACACGTGGGTTGGATTTTTAACCGCCATTCTGATCGGTCTGGTCGTCTCTTGGATTACCGGGGCCAACAAGCGTAAACCAGGGGACGAGAACCTGTACACACCTGTGATTCGCGGCCTTTTGCGGACAAAGGTCAACGCGGAACAGCAG GAGAGCGCGGAACTCGAAAAACTGCCAACTGATCTGTAA
- the Rcd-1 gene encoding required for cell differentiation 1, which produces MRSQQSPATLQSTVDREKVYAWIIELSNSETRENALQELSKKREVVPDLAPMLWHSFGTIASLLQEIINIYPAINPATLTAYQSNRVCNALALLQCVASHPETRSSFLQAHVPLFLYPFLHTVSKTRPFEYLRLTSLGVIGALVKTDEQEVITFLLTTEIIPLCLRIMESGSELSKTVATFILQKILLDDSGLSYICQTYDRFSHVAMILGKMVLSLAKDPSARLLKHVVRCYLRLSDNPRALLALRQCLPDQLRDNTFATCLQEDTSTKHWLNQLLKNLEAGPQLGPTAQPGQQDPRAIGMSPLTS; this is translated from the exons ATGAGATCCCAGCAGAGCCCAGCGACGTTGCAGTCGACGGTTGATCGCGAGAAAGTGTACGCGTGGATAATCGAGCTGTCGAATTCTGAGACCAGGGAGAACGCGTTGCAGGAGCTTAGCAAGAAGCGAGAGGTGGTGCCCGATCTGGCGCCAATGCTTTGGCACTCGTTCGGGACGATTGCGTCGTTGCTGCAAGAGATCATAAACATCTATCCGGCGATTAATCCAGCCACGCTGACCGCCTATCAGAGTAATCGAGTGTGCAACGCGTTGGCGCTATTGCAGTGCGTTGCCAGCCACCCGGAAACCAGGTCCTCTTTTCTACAA GCCCATGTCCCACTGTTTCTATACCCTTTCCTGCACACCGTCAGCAAGACACGTCCGTTCGAATATCTCAGGTTGACCAGCCTCGGAGTGATAGGTGCGTTGGTTAAAACCGACGAGCAAGAGGTAATCACATTCCTACTCACCACCGAGATAATTCCGCTCTGTTTGAGAATCATGGAAAGCGGTTCAGAGTTGAGCAAGACAGTGGCGACGTTCATCTTGCAAAAGATTCTACTGGACGACAGCGGCCTGTCGTACATATGTCAGACTTACGACAGATTTAGCCACGTTGCTATGATTTTGGGGAAAATGGTACTGTCCTTGGCCAAAGATCCCTCCGCTAGGCTATTGAAGCACGTGGTGAGGTGTTACTTGAGACTGTCGGACAATCCGAG AGCGTTGCTGGCGCTTAGACAATGCTTGCCCGATCAACTGAGGGACAACACGTTCGCGACTTGTCTGCAGGAGGACACGTCAACCAAACACTGGTTAAATCAGCTTTTGAAGAACTTGGAAGCCGGCCCCCAGCTCGGACCTACCGCGCAGCCGGGTCAGCAGGATCCTAGAGCGATCGGCATGTCGCCGCTCACCTCCTAA